A genomic window from Sulfurospirillum oryzae includes:
- the fdhD gene encoding formate dehydrogenase accessory sulfurtransferase FdhD yields the protein MEPVFKTTITKIKGKEKFEREDTLVREIKLELYVNGAKVGAVMATPVDQEALAIGYLMSENIIENFSDVTSLKLLNDGMRVEIEAKVNEANIKKLNAEGVVISGCGKSMTANIDPEAIEAKVIKSDFTISSDRLSTAMSQFYTECPLYEQTGCVHTAKLFTDEKTYFIGEDIAQHNTIDKVVGKAQMAGIDVSNAFLMVSGRLSSEMVAKAVMHQIPILASRTASTCLGLMIAEKFGLTLIGFVRGDTMNVYRHPRRIVVKE from the coding sequence ATGGAACCAGTTTTTAAAACGACGATCACCAAGATTAAAGGTAAAGAGAAGTTTGAGCGAGAAGACACACTTGTTCGTGAGATCAAGTTAGAGCTCTACGTCAATGGTGCTAAAGTGGGTGCTGTTATGGCAACACCTGTGGATCAAGAAGCCCTTGCTATTGGGTATTTGATGAGTGAAAACATCATTGAGAATTTTAGCGATGTCACTTCCCTCAAGCTTCTAAACGATGGTATGCGTGTCGAAATCGAAGCGAAAGTCAACGAAGCGAACATTAAAAAGCTTAATGCTGAGGGTGTGGTTATTAGCGGTTGTGGTAAAAGTATGACGGCAAACATTGATCCCGAAGCGATTGAGGCTAAAGTGATTAAAAGCGATTTTACCATTAGCAGTGATCGTTTAAGCACAGCGATGAGCCAGTTTTATACGGAGTGTCCTTTGTATGAGCAAACCGGTTGTGTGCATACTGCAAAACTTTTTACCGATGAAAAGACTTATTTTATCGGCGAAGATATTGCCCAACACAATACGATTGATAAAGTTGTTGGTAAAGCACAAATGGCAGGCATTGATGTGAGTAATGCCTTTTTGATGGTAAGTGGAAGGCTCTCTTCGGAGATGGTTGCTAAAGCGGTCATGCACCAAATTCCTATTTTGGCATCACGTACAGCATCGACCTGTTTGGGTTTGATGATCGCTGAAAAATTTGGATTGACCCTGATTGGTTTTGTGCGTGGAGATACGATGAATGTTTACCGTCACCCAAGGCGAATCGTTGTAAAGGAGTAG
- a CDS encoding winged helix-turn-helix domain-containing protein, translating into MEELIKQYLNDKGKLDCSDAYKIAAKLKCPIREVGDTAKAMDIRIDSCELGQFGKIEEGVFDLEALNRLTPLLDDQNRVTCKDARSQAGGIGLKKIRGTLKEKNIDVTYCSLGCFTEKKRPRLYVKTKTWIENAEGELLFGKGKTEILELIEQEGSISKASEKIGMNYKKAWTHIKILQKNINDTMVQTRQGGGEDAGTTLTPVAREYMDNYRKLQADIEAYANERFKELFLKPRNKKEFGE; encoded by the coding sequence ATGGAAGAGTTGATTAAACAGTATTTGAATGATAAAGGCAAGCTGGATTGTTCTGATGCTTATAAAATTGCCGCTAAGTTAAAATGCCCAATACGTGAAGTGGGTGATACTGCAAAAGCTATGGATATTCGCATTGATAGTTGTGAACTTGGTCAGTTTGGGAAGATAGAGGAGGGCGTTTTTGATCTTGAAGCCTTGAACCGTCTTACACCACTTTTGGATGATCAAAATCGCGTTACATGTAAAGATGCAAGATCCCAAGCAGGAGGCATCGGACTTAAAAAAATCAGAGGTACACTCAAAGAAAAAAACATTGACGTGACCTACTGTAGTTTGGGTTGTTTTACCGAAAAAAAACGTCCTCGTTTGTATGTAAAAACCAAAACATGGATCGAAAATGCAGAGGGTGAACTTCTTTTTGGAAAAGGTAAAACGGAGATTTTAGAGCTGATCGAGCAAGAAGGATCTATCTCTAAAGCATCTGAAAAAATCGGGATGAACTATAAAAAAGCGTGGACACACATCAAAATTTTACAAAAAAATATCAACGATACGATGGTGCAAACAAGACAAGGCGGTGGAGAAGATGCGGGGACAACGCTCACACCCGTTGCTCGTGAATATATGGACAATTACCGCAAACTTCAAGCGGATATTGAAGCTTATGCCAATGAGCGTTTCAAAGAGTTGTTTTTAAAGCCTAGAAATAAAAAAGAGTTTGGGGAATAA
- the wtpA gene encoding tungstate ABC transporter substrate-binding protein WtpA: protein MRKMLLLSGLALSMLMAKEPIIVLHAGSLSVPFAEIEKAFEEKYPQYDVQREPSGSIAAARKVTDLGKAADVIGSADYQVIDNMLIPNHAKFNAQFATNEMIIAYTDKSKFAKEINDKNWPDIFLKEGVKVGHANPNVDPCGYRSMLVTMLAEKYYQKEGFFNKLFGYGSHYEVGEENQNKVVVRPKETDLLGLLEAGQYDYLFIYKSVADQHNLKYITLPEAISLKSAKYDNVYSEVSFDIDGKKPGEVERQIGAPMVYGISVFENKNSPANKAGAVAFVNFVLSPEGQAIMKKNGQDALNPPIITGDSSILGKK, encoded by the coding sequence ATGAGAAAAATGTTGTTGTTAAGCGGATTGGCGCTTAGTATGTTGATGGCAAAAGAGCCTATCATTGTTTTACATGCAGGAAGCCTTTCGGTTCCATTTGCGGAGATCGAAAAAGCGTTTGAAGAAAAATATCCTCAGTATGATGTCCAACGCGAACCAAGTGGTAGTATTGCAGCAGCGCGTAAAGTGACTGACCTTGGCAAAGCGGCGGATGTTATTGGAAGTGCGGATTACCAAGTGATTGATAATATGCTTATTCCTAACCATGCTAAATTCAACGCGCAATTTGCAACCAATGAAATGATCATTGCCTACACCGACAAATCAAAATTTGCTAAAGAGATCAACGATAAGAATTGGCCCGATATTTTCCTTAAAGAGGGCGTAAAAGTAGGACATGCCAATCCAAATGTTGACCCATGCGGTTACCGTTCAATGCTTGTAACCATGCTTGCTGAAAAATACTACCAAAAAGAGGGCTTTTTCAACAAACTTTTTGGATACGGCAGTCACTATGAAGTAGGCGAAGAGAATCAAAATAAAGTCGTGGTCAGACCAAAAGAGACTGATCTTTTGGGACTTTTAGAAGCGGGTCAATACGACTATCTTTTCATTTACAAATCCGTAGCAGACCAGCACAATCTTAAATATATCACCCTTCCAGAGGCGATTTCACTGAAAAGTGCGAAATATGACAACGTCTATTCTGAAGTTTCTTTTGACATTGATGGTAAAAAACCGGGTGAAGTTGAAAGACAAATCGGCGCTCCAATGGTTTATGGCATTAGTGTTTTTGAAAACAAAAATTCACCAGCCAATAAAGCAGGTGCTGTTGCATTTGTAAACTTTGTGCTTTCTCCAGAAGGTCAAGCGATTATGAAGAAAAATGGACAAGATGCACTCAATCCTCCGATTATCACTGGCGACAGCTCTATTCTTGGAAAAAAATGA
- a CDS encoding ABC transporter ATP-binding protein, with translation MSFLSLQALTCKVGAFHLQDISFDVGEGEYFVILGHSGAGKTVILESIAGLHKVGGKLLYNNEDITCKVPEERSVGFVYQDFALFPNLTVEQNIRFASRYKSIEEAESLFEDLVNFLGLEKLLNRRIDNLSGGEKQRIAIARAIFARPKILLLDEPLSAIDPTFRNAIMKFLKDIHRRYGLTTLHVTHNFREASYLADRIAIVMDGCVQQVGSTNEVLSHPASLKVAEFLGFKNIFPASLLGDDSSRLFSIDPNEILVSKEHDINCDFVYEGKLDECMGIVDHFKLFVSVGENQFFVKIMKREHEGCAIDRGEKIVIGFNRKDVCYL, from the coding sequence ATGAGTTTTCTCTCTCTGCAAGCCCTTACATGTAAAGTAGGGGCGTTTCATCTTCAAGATATTAGCTTTGATGTGGGTGAGGGCGAATACTTCGTTATTTTAGGGCATAGTGGTGCTGGCAAAACGGTCATTCTAGAGTCCATCGCAGGGCTTCACAAAGTGGGTGGAAAACTGCTTTACAACAATGAAGACATTACATGTAAAGTTCCTGAAGAGCGATCCGTTGGCTTTGTCTATCAAGATTTTGCTCTTTTCCCAAACCTTACCGTAGAGCAAAATATACGTTTTGCAAGTCGTTACAAATCTATCGAAGAGGCGGAGTCTCTTTTTGAAGATTTAGTCAATTTTTTAGGTTTAGAAAAACTTTTAAATCGCCGCATCGATAATCTCTCGGGTGGTGAAAAACAGCGCATCGCTATAGCACGTGCTATCTTTGCCCGTCCTAAAATTTTACTCCTTGATGAGCCACTCAGTGCTATTGATCCGACGTTTCGTAATGCCATTATGAAATTTCTCAAAGACATTCACAGACGTTATGGTTTAACCACGTTACATGTAACGCACAATTTCCGTGAAGCCTCTTATTTAGCCGATCGAATTGCGATAGTCATGGACGGATGTGTTCAGCAAGTTGGCTCGACCAATGAAGTGCTCTCTCATCCTGCAAGTCTCAAAGTAGCAGAATTTTTAGGCTTTAAAAACATCTTTCCTGCTTCTTTATTGGGGGATGATTCTTCAAGGCTTTTCTCAATTGATCCTAATGAAATTCTTGTTTCCAAAGAGCATGACATCAACTGTGATTTTGTGTATGAGGGTAAATTGGATGAGTGTATGGGCATTGTCGATCATTTTAAACTTTTTGTCTCTGTGGGCGAAAATCAATTTTTTGTTAAAATCATGAAACGAGAACACGAAGGATGCGCGATTGATCGAGGTGAAAAAATCGTGATAGGGTTTAATCGAAAGGATGTGTGCTACCTATGA
- a CDS encoding ABC transporter permease, with the protein MRHKFTIILVLLGLIMLFFLTAPLFKMLIGNDVGTLLKTIQEADVSASVILTMKVSLFSTMFALFTGLPLAYLIARYEFFGRSFLETLVDIPIMIPHTAAGIALLVAFGSGYIGEFFSGLGIKFIGTEAGIMIAMMFLSATFLINGAKEGFKKVDVKLEKVARTLGASPMHVFFAISVPNAKKDIVNGCLMMWGRGLGEFGAVVILVYHPMTAPVLIYDRFTSFGLSYSAPVAGVMIILSILVFLTVRFINNRLR; encoded by the coding sequence ATGAGACACAAGTTTACAATCATTTTAGTCCTTTTGGGGCTTATTATGCTCTTCTTTTTAACCGCACCTCTGTTTAAGATGCTCATTGGAAATGACGTGGGGACATTGCTTAAAACCATTCAAGAAGCTGACGTTTCAGCCTCAGTCATTTTAACGATGAAAGTTTCGCTTTTCTCAACCATGTTTGCACTTTTTACAGGGCTTCCTTTGGCATACCTCATTGCGCGGTATGAATTTTTTGGAAGGTCTTTTTTGGAAACCTTGGTAGATATACCTATTATGATTCCGCATACGGCAGCGGGCATTGCGCTTTTGGTCGCTTTTGGCAGCGGCTATATTGGAGAATTTTTTAGTGGTTTGGGTATTAAATTTATTGGTACGGAAGCGGGCATTATGATCGCCATGATGTTTCTCTCCGCAACGTTTCTTATCAATGGCGCGAAAGAGGGCTTTAAAAAAGTCGATGTCAAATTGGAAAAAGTTGCACGCACCCTTGGGGCTAGTCCCATGCACGTTTTCTTTGCCATCTCTGTTCCCAATGCTAAAAAAGACATTGTCAATGGCTGTTTGATGATGTGGGGAAGAGGACTTGGTGAGTTTGGTGCTGTTGTCATTTTGGTTTATCATCCAATGACCGCACCTGTACTGATTTATGATCGCTTCACCAGTTTTGGGTTGAGCTACTCAGCACCTGTTGCTGGCGTGATGATCATTCTCTCCATTCTTGTCTTTTTAACGGTACGATTTATCAACAATAGACTTCGTTAA
- a CDS encoding diguanylate cyclase domain-containing protein produces MIKNILPEKKIVRYLAVSLAIVIIIVGTVFVALSSLRQEAIQTHRHIANLHANTLEEHFSQILQHVSLTMDRIPLLSNEGPSQEGLAPVFIELLHNAPDLRSLSLLNDEGVIIASSNEANIGKHIPLDNFIPVPFGDVPLLRIGVPWAGRDFENARQSTMQTPIPSQEISFLPLLKKVFFEKKLYYIIANLNTDYLSNHYTSILPLEQGVVSLWRLDGILLFSTDPKCLLGASHYTVSHPMDHEDFFLHAQTHEHPVLNVFRLAKLLPFVVEIQTDEAYALGYWDKERAKVLWITALLIVLSGGLALILIVRYYQENERQKRQLSYEKQFRVAMEATQTGLWTWDLQIDRITWDPQCFLLLGYPPNAFEPSWDKICDLTHPNESSTMLLSIKEQLLARDTFLIERRMKTAQGIWVWIQVRGKAIEFSPSHEPRLLTGVYINIDTQKRAEQLHLSAVAFETQEAILITDVHEKILKVNEAFTRITGYSDTEIIGKTPRILHSGYHDKAFYELMWKALIEQGFWQGDLWNKRKNGEIYAESLTITAIRNDKGKTTHYIANFNDITTHKVAQQQIQELAYYDPLTRLANRRLLDEMLAQTIRHSIDEKHFGALLFIDLDRFKELNDKHGHDAGDMLLIQAASRLKETVRESDLVVRLGGDEFIILLKNLGNQKAIARNLTQSIAKKVLLLLCEPYALAHGNYLLGASIGCTIFGNDAVTKDAAILIKEADLAMYKAKEKGRNQICFYEASAL; encoded by the coding sequence ATGATCAAAAATATTTTGCCCGAAAAAAAAATCGTACGGTATCTAGCAGTAAGTCTTGCCATCGTTATCATTATTGTCGGAACGGTTTTTGTGGCACTCTCTTCCTTGCGTCAAGAGGCTATTCAAACACACCGCCATATTGCTAATCTTCATGCCAATACGCTCGAAGAACACTTTTCACAAATACTTCAACATGTCAGTTTAACAATGGATCGTATCCCTTTACTCAGCAATGAAGGACCTTCGCAAGAGGGACTCGCCCCTGTTTTTATAGAACTCTTGCACAATGCGCCTGATCTTAGATCCCTATCGCTCTTAAATGATGAGGGTGTGATCATCGCAAGCTCAAATGAGGCAAATATTGGGAAACACATTCCGTTGGACAATTTCATTCCTGTTCCTTTTGGCGATGTTCCATTGTTACGCATTGGTGTTCCCTGGGCAGGAAGAGATTTTGAGAACGCACGTCAAAGCACAATGCAAACGCCTATTCCTTCACAAGAAATTAGTTTTTTACCCTTACTGAAAAAAGTTTTTTTTGAAAAGAAACTCTATTACATCATTGCCAATCTCAACACAGATTATTTGAGCAATCATTACACATCCATTCTTCCTCTTGAGCAAGGTGTCGTCTCTTTATGGAGGCTCGATGGTATTTTGCTCTTTTCTACGGATCCTAAATGCCTATTAGGTGCTTCACATTACACCGTATCTCACCCTATGGATCATGAAGATTTTTTTCTCCATGCTCAGACGCATGAACATCCCGTTTTAAATGTTTTTCGTCTCGCAAAGCTTCTACCTTTTGTCGTCGAGATTCAAACCGATGAAGCTTATGCCCTTGGATATTGGGACAAAGAACGCGCAAAAGTACTTTGGATCACTGCACTTTTGATTGTCCTTTCAGGAGGACTTGCGCTTATTTTGATTGTGCGTTATTATCAAGAGAATGAACGCCAAAAAAGACAGCTCTCTTACGAAAAACAGTTCCGTGTTGCCATGGAGGCGACACAAACAGGACTTTGGACATGGGATCTTCAGATCGACCGTATTACGTGGGATCCACAATGTTTTTTACTTTTAGGTTATCCACCAAATGCGTTTGAGCCTTCGTGGGATAAAATTTGTGACTTGACCCATCCTAATGAATCAAGTACCATGCTCTTATCGATCAAAGAACAACTTCTTGCACGCGACACTTTTTTAATTGAACGTCGAATGAAAACAGCCCAAGGGATATGGGTCTGGATTCAAGTACGCGGTAAAGCCATCGAGTTTTCACCCTCCCATGAACCTCGCTTACTCACAGGTGTATACATCAATATTGATACCCAAAAAAGAGCCGAACAGCTCCATCTCTCCGCTGTTGCTTTTGAGACACAAGAGGCAATTTTGATTACTGATGTGCATGAAAAAATACTCAAAGTCAACGAAGCGTTTACACGTATTACAGGCTACAGTGATACTGAAATCATTGGTAAAACACCTCGCATCTTACACTCAGGGTACCATGACAAAGCTTTTTATGAACTCATGTGGAAAGCGTTGATCGAGCAAGGTTTTTGGCAAGGTGACCTTTGGAACAAACGCAAAAATGGGGAAATTTATGCAGAGTCTTTAACGATTACTGCTATTCGCAACGATAAAGGAAAAACAACGCATTACATCGCCAATTTTAATGATATAACAACGCATAAAGTCGCTCAACAGCAGATTCAAGAACTTGCCTATTACGATCCGCTTACGCGTCTTGCCAATCGCAGATTGCTCGATGAGATGCTTGCCCAAACCATACGTCATAGTATTGATGAAAAACATTTTGGGGCACTCCTTTTTATTGATCTGGATCGCTTTAAAGAGCTTAACGATAAGCATGGACACGATGCAGGCGACATGCTTCTCATTCAAGCCGCTTCGAGACTTAAAGAAACCGTTAGAGAAAGCGATCTTGTTGTTCGACTTGGGGGTGATGAGTTTATTATCTTGCTTAAAAATCTTGGCAACCAAAAAGCCATTGCACGCAATCTAACCCAAAGTATTGCCAAAAAAGTTCTCTTACTTTTATGCGAACCTTACGCACTTGCTCATGGAAACTATCTGTTAGGTGCTAGCATTGGTTGTACCATTTTTGGTAATGATGCTGTAACTAAAGATGCCGCCATACTCATTAAAGAGGCGGATCTTGCGATGTATAAAGCCAAAGAAAAAGGGCGCAACCAGATCTGTTTTTATGAAGCATCCGCGCTTTAA
- a CDS encoding substrate-binding periplasmic protein, which yields MRRFGWIVLFCYTFFSFSNADTLTTILETKKIRVCIWPEYYSISYVNPRTQELIGIDVDLAKEFAKELGVSLAFKESSFATLIQDINSKKCDIAMFAIGHTDERKEKLALTTPHLASDIYAITSKSNKRIQTWDDIDQTGVIVAVAKGTYHVALMQKSLQRAKLLVVDSLHAREQEVEAGRADVFMTDYPFGIRMIEEKEWAKLIKPTKPFHITPYGWAIAQNEPAFQGKVETFIHAIKHDGRLLEAAKRHHLEPIIYEK from the coding sequence ATGCGCCGCTTTGGTTGGATTGTTCTTTTTTGTTATACTTTTTTTTCTTTTTCAAACGCAGACACCCTCACTACGATTCTTGAGACAAAAAAAATACGTGTCTGCATTTGGCCAGAATACTATAGCATCTCTTACGTCAATCCTAGAACACAAGAACTGATTGGCATTGATGTGGATTTAGCCAAAGAATTTGCTAAAGAATTAGGTGTAAGCCTTGCCTTTAAAGAGAGCTCATTTGCGACACTTATCCAAGATATTAACTCAAAAAAATGTGACATTGCTATGTTTGCCATCGGACATACCGATGAGCGAAAAGAAAAACTAGCCCTTACCACACCGCACCTTGCGAGCGACATTTACGCCATTACCTCCAAAAGCAATAAACGTATCCAAACATGGGATGACATCGATCAAACGGGTGTCATTGTAGCTGTTGCCAAAGGCACCTATCATGTTGCACTCATGCAAAAGAGTCTTCAAAGAGCCAAACTTTTAGTGGTTGACTCACTGCATGCAAGAGAGCAAGAGGTTGAAGCAGGGCGAGCGGATGTTTTTATGACAGACTATCCTTTTGGTATCCGAATGATTGAAGAGAAAGAGTGGGCAAAACTCATCAAACCAACGAAGCCATTTCATATTACCCCTTATGGTTGGGCAATTGCACAAAACGAACCTGCATTTCAAGGAAAAGTGGAAACTTTTATTCACGCAATCAAACACGATGGTAGGCTCTTAGAAGCTGCTAAACGCCATCATTTAGAACCCATTATTTACGAAAAGTAG
- a CDS encoding extracellular solute-binding protein: MLFFLKKIIFLATTMVLVSSFMGCDHKEKTTTSKKPFENQTITLIVPQLHARLIRGPIQDEAPLFESETGAKVRVLTPSWDETIRRIDESIAQGSKEFDIYVVISMWNGTLLGNNLIEPIPEAIKKQLDWNDVLPIYRNTVLSWNGVTYGFPYDGDCINLYYRKDIFENHMYQEKFKALHGYDLAPPKTWDEFNDIAAFFNGWDWDGSGKKRYGFAGLRVQGDIAMLQFFAAAAAYAKHPDDKAYYFDPDTMKPRINNPGFLKALEEYIALTKFGPPGMVNFAGHDVRDNFVSGEVAMALDWADMGVHAVDSPVSIVKDKVGYAQIPASTKVYNSRTHQWDERFNQVASISGNWMFLVNKNSKHKELAFAFASHMTSAQMTKKLTAMSGVAVNPSRYSHFKNPENWNQSGFSTEDAKAYLETIAISLQNTNVEHDITIAGAAHYYQVADKYIYQALIGNMSPKEALDTIAKEWDVITDRIGREKQIMSYKAALNL, encoded by the coding sequence ATGCTCTTTTTTTTGAAAAAAATAATTTTTTTAGCCACAACCATGGTCTTGGTAAGCAGCTTTATGGGATGTGACCATAAAGAAAAAACCACAACTTCTAAGAAACCGTTTGAAAATCAGACGATTACACTAATTGTTCCTCAACTTCATGCTCGTTTGATTCGCGGTCCCATTCAAGATGAAGCACCTTTGTTTGAATCTGAAACAGGTGCAAAAGTGCGAGTATTGACCCCGAGTTGGGATGAGACCATTCGCAGAATCGATGAGTCAATTGCGCAGGGCAGTAAAGAGTTTGACATTTATGTGGTTATTTCTATGTGGAATGGTACACTTTTGGGTAATAATCTGATTGAGCCTATTCCTGAAGCCATTAAAAAACAGCTTGATTGGAATGATGTTTTGCCCATTTATCGCAATACAGTTCTTTCATGGAATGGCGTGACGTATGGATTTCCTTATGATGGTGACTGCATCAATCTTTATTACCGAAAAGACATTTTTGAAAACCACATGTATCAAGAGAAGTTTAAAGCTTTGCATGGCTATGACTTAGCCCCTCCAAAAACGTGGGATGAGTTTAATGACATAGCGGCTTTTTTTAACGGTTGGGATTGGGATGGAAGTGGTAAAAAAAGGTATGGATTTGCGGGACTTAGAGTCCAAGGCGATATTGCGATGCTTCAGTTCTTTGCCGCCGCCGCCGCTTATGCTAAACATCCCGATGATAAAGCCTATTATTTTGACCCAGATACTATGAAACCACGCATTAATAACCCAGGGTTTTTAAAAGCTTTAGAAGAATATATCGCCTTGACGAAGTTTGGACCTCCTGGTATGGTCAATTTTGCAGGACACGATGTTCGTGACAATTTCGTCTCTGGCGAAGTTGCTATGGCACTTGATTGGGCGGATATGGGTGTGCATGCGGTTGATTCTCCTGTTTCTATTGTCAAAGACAAGGTAGGGTATGCACAAATCCCCGCCAGTACCAAAGTGTACAATTCCCGCACACATCAGTGGGATGAGCGTTTCAATCAGGTGGCTTCCATTAGTGGGAATTGGATGTTTTTGGTCAATAAAAATTCAAAACATAAAGAACTTGCTTTTGCGTTTGCTTCTCACATGACATCGGCCCAAATGACTAAAAAGCTGACCGCAATGAGCGGTGTTGCTGTCAATCCTTCTCGTTACTCGCACTTTAAGAATCCCGAAAATTGGAATCAAAGCGGCTTTTCTACGGAAGATGCAAAAGCTTATTTGGAAACGATTGCGATTTCTCTTCAAAATACCAATGTGGAGCATGATATTACGATTGCAGGGGCTGCTCATTATTATCAAGTTGCGGATAAGTATATTTATCAGGCGTTAATCGGCAACATGTCGCCCAAAGAAGCGCTAGATACCATTGCCAAAGAGTGGGATGTAATCACGGATCGAATAGGTAGGGAGAAACAAATTATGTCGTATAAAGCGGCATTAAACCTATGA